Part of the Osmia bicornis bicornis chromosome 7, iOsmBic2.1, whole genome shotgun sequence genome, AACGTTTATCGAATTAatgacaattttttaattactcaaGATCCTTTCGAAACGGTTTAAAAACTGAACGACACTAaagattttcaattaatattataacaaaCACCTATTAAATTGATCTACCTTTGCTCACAGGTTTCTCATTGACGTACAAAGTACTCCAGGCGAAAGGATGAGCAAGCAGCACACGAGGAGTGAGGTTGCCAACAGCAACGACAAGGATAAGACTCTGATAATCGTGCACGACAAGGTGTACAACGTAAAGAGCTTCTTGAACGAGCATCCTGGCGGAGAAGAGATCCTGTTGGAACACCAGGGTAAGGATGCTTCCGAGGATTTCGACGACGTGGGCCACTCTAAGGAGGCGTTCGAGTTGATGAAGAAATACCAGGTCGGCGAGTTGATCGAGTCGGAAAGGTCGAATACGACCCCGAAGCAAAATTGGGGAACATCGAACGACTTGAAATCGGACAACCAGGATCAAGGAATGTCTTCGTTGGTGGCGGTAGCCTTTTTCGTCGTCCTCGCTGCTATCG contains:
- the LOC114874049 gene encoding cytochrome b5-like isoform X2; the encoded protein is MSKQHTRSEVANSNDKDKTLIIVHDKVYNVKSFLNEHPGGEEILLEHQGKDASEDFDDVGHSKEAFELMKKYQVGELIESERSNTTPKQNWGTSNDLKSDNQDQGMSSLVAVAFFVVLAAIAYYVYF
- the LOC114874049 gene encoding cytochrome b5-like isoform X1 gives rise to the protein MCSSNIQNEAERKAIDFLREHTRFLIDVQSTPGERMSKQHTRSEVANSNDKDKTLIIVHDKVYNVKSFLNEHPGGEEILLEHQGKDASEDFDDVGHSKEAFELMKKYQVGELIESERSNTTPKQNWGTSNDLKSDNQDQGMSSLVAVAFFVVLAAIAYYVYF